From Arachis stenosperma cultivar V10309 chromosome 2, arast.V10309.gnm1.PFL2, whole genome shotgun sequence, one genomic window encodes:
- the LOC130961064 gene encoding alcohol dehydrogenase class-3-like, with the protein MATEGKVITCKAAVAWEPNKPLSVEDVDVAPPQAGEVRIKILYSALCHTDAYTWSGKDPEGLFPCILGHEAAGIVESVGEGVTSVQPGDHVIPCYQAECGDCKFCKSGKTNLCGKVRSATGVGVMLSDRKSRFSVNGKPIYHFMGTSTFSQYTVVHDVSVAKIDPNAPLDKVCLLGCGVPTGLGAVWNTAKVEAGSIVAVFGLGTVGLAVAEGAKAAGASRIIGIDIDRNKFERAKNFGVTEFINPKEHEKPIQQVIADLTDGGVDYSFECIGNVSVMRAALECCHKGWGTSVIVGVAASGQEISTRPFQLVTGRVWKGTAFGGFKSRSQVPWLVDKYMKKEIKVDEYITHSLNLADINKAFDLLHEGGCLRCVLALHV; encoded by the exons ATGGCTACAGAGGGAAAAGTAATCACCTGCAAAG CTGCTGTGGCTTGGGAACCAAACAAGCCATTGAGTGTTGAGGATGTTGACGTGGCACCACCGCAGGCTGGAGAGGTCAGAATCAAAATTCTCTACTCTGCTCTCTGTCACACAGATGCTTATACTTGGAGTGGCAAG GATCCAGAAGGTCTATTCCCCTGTATACTTGGTCATGAGGCTGCTGG GATTGTGGAAAGTGTTGGCGAAGGTGTTACTTCAGTTCAGCCTGGAGATCATGTCATACCCTGCTACCAAGCTGAATGTGGAGACTGCAAGTTCTGCAAATCCGGCAAAACAAACCTCTGCGGCAAGGTTCGTTCGGCCACCGGAGTTGGCGTCATGCTGAGCGATCGCAAGAGTCGTTTCTCCGTCAATGGAAAGCCTATCTATCATTTCATGGGAACTTCCACATTTAGTCAATACACTGTTGTTCATGATGTTAGTGTGGCTAAGATTGATCCCAATGCACCTTTGGACAAAGTTTGTCTTCTTGGATGTGGGGTTCCAACTG GCCTTGGAGCTGTTTGGAACACAGCAAAGGTGGAAGCAGGTTCAATTGTTGCTGTTTTTGGTCTTGGAACTGTTGGTCTTGCT GTTGCGGAGGGTGCAAAAGCTGCCGGTGCATCACGGATTATTGGCATAGATATCGATCGCAATAAGTTTGAAAGAG CAAAGAATTTTGGAGTCACAGAGTTTATCAATCCAAAGGAGCATGAAAAGCCAATTCAGCAGGTCATAGCTGATCTCACAGATGGTGGAGTTGATTACAGCTTTGAGTGCATTGGAAATGTCTCAGTGATGAGGGCTGCTTTGGAATGCTGCCATAAA GGATGGGGTACATCAGTAATTGTAGGTGTTGCGGCATCAGGTCAAGAAATATCGACTCGGCCCTTCCAGTTGGTGACCGGGCGAGTCTGGAAAGGAACAGCTTTCGGAGGCTTCAAGAGCAGGTCACAAGTACCTTGGCTTGTTGACAAGTACATGAAGAAG GAAATCAAGGTTGATGAGTACATTACACACAGTTTGAACCTTGCTGATATTAACAAAGCATTTGACCTTTTGCATGAAGGAGGGTGTCTCCGTTGTGTTCTTGCATTGCATGTATGA